The DNA segment TGAAACAGGACTTCTTCAGTAGCCTTGCAAAGCCGCCTCCAGCTTAGCCAGCCGCGTCGGTCAGTCCATGCACCTCCTTTGCCGCCGTCGACAATCTCCTCTGCGTCCTCCACAGGCTCAGCATTATACCAGAGCAGGTTCGCAATCGGCTCCTTCGAAATGAGCCTCTCATCAAGACTATGTGTCGCGACCCTCAGCTCAGCTGCTTTCTTTTGGAACCACATCCTGCGCCACCAATACTTGCGGAAGAACTTCTCTGCTGGGTTTCCAGTGACGTGCAGTAGTACAGGATGCTGGTGTGTCAAAACATTATAGCCAAGTTCGACGCTTTCCCAGCCGGCCGGTGTTGAATTTATGTTGTTCAAGCCAGCGTCCAGAGATTCAAATGGTGGTCGGGAAGCCAGAATATCCTCACTGATGTTGATGTCCCACGGGTTCACTGGGTCGTGATGTGCATCCGCTGGAGGAGACCAAGAATCTGTCTGTCGTGTCCACGCAAGCTGACCTTTCCAAAACGCCAGAGTCTGGAACATCGTGGAATCGTAGTCTATGCCGATATGGTATTCTGTCCGTCTACCGAAAGTTATGGGCTCTGTACGGATTAATGTGTTGTTGTTCGGGTCCTCATGATCGTAGTACACCCTATTCTTTGCCACTTCCAGTAAATCTGGCCTGTTAAGCAGACGTTGGTATTCCTGGTCTCCAAAGAGGTTGGCAAAGTAGAATTGATCAGAGTCTGTCACATGGTTGAAGTGGATTGCCTCCAGTGTGGCATTGAAAATGTTCACGAGGTCTTTGACAGTGCCCAAAATTGTACCGCTATTGAGCCATTTGGGAGGATTCTTGTCGCGGTTTTCCCGATCGTACACTGGGCCAAATGCTGAGTAGGACATTGTACTTTCTGGCACAGCCCAGCAGGCAGGACGGCTGAAGTCTACAGGCCAACACAGCTTGTCTGGCCCAAATACGACACTTTGGTACATCTCCTGCTCGACAAAGATTTGTTCTCCATAGCGCTCAATCGTTCTCGCATTTGCAGCTGCATTGATGGCGAAGAATCTCTTGAGAAGGACGTCTGGCCGTAGTTGAAACCAGATATCGTAGCCGTCTATGATCAGAACTAGATCCTCCTGGTACTCATCCGAGGCTTCGAGTTTCTCAAGATAGCGGAGGATGCCTTCCACTTTCGCGAGGTGCTGGACATATCCATCAGTAGCTTCGTGATCGCCATAGTTGATAAGCACCGGTGTTGGGTAGCCCAAGATCTGCGCCGAAAGCAGCAATTTGCATAGTTCTGagttggtgctggtggccGGTATGAGGAGGTGCAGACGGCCTTTGCCGATCGGAAGCTGTTGATCGAGCTGGTAATTTGGTGCTGTCGTATCGTCAAGGGCAGCTAGAG comes from the Cercospora beticola chromosome 4, complete sequence genome and includes:
- a CDS encoding uncharacterized protein (antiSMASH:Cluster_7) — translated: MIFSKLRGFTGYGSTGNRQQIWRILSSKVAKVVATTIVAFLVAWLWIRGFRLSYFYHNGFSGSSSPLAALDDTTAPNYQLDQQLPIGKGRLHLLIPATSTNSELCKLLLSAQILGYPTPVLINYGDHEATDGYVQHLAKVEGILRYLEKLEASDEYQEDLVLIIDGYDIWFQLRPDVLLKRFFAINAAANARTIERYGEQIFVEQEMYQSVVFGPDKLCWPVDFSRPACWAVPESTMSYSAFGPVYDRENRDKNPPKWLNSGTILGTVKDLVNIFNATLEAIHFNHVTDSDQFYFANLFGDQEYQRLLNRPDLLEVAKNRVYYDHEDPNNNTLIRTEPITFGRRTEYHIGIDYDSTMFQTLAFWKGQLAWTRQTDSWSPPADAHHDPVNPWDINISEDILASRPPFESLDAGLNNINSTPAGWESVELGYNVLTHQHPVLLHVTGNPAEKFFRKYWWRRMWFQKKAAELRVATHSLDERLISKEPIANLLWYNAEPVEDAEEIVDGGKGGAWTDRRGWLSWRRLCKATEEVLFQPGDDEAYHPTKIQKHEPLIPKPRPPDPPPSQDGVVPESEPVAEQVPQEGAFPFEGQPQEAAAGVSPAGAAEGLAGQEFQQRQAAQPGEQ